A section of the Castanea sativa cultivar Marrone di Chiusa Pesio chromosome 12, ASM4071231v1 genome encodes:
- the LOC142620961 gene encoding uncharacterized protein LOC142620961 isoform X2, which translates to MQIRVKCKCGEGKCPEWAVVELQGVVEAQPDFQDRLQNLEIGVLCRPSSQQVYTFKVGYHELTGSKVALKKPMLVLQKTKHTHTNSSNVELHVIGIIRHRILFKTRPKPLISKPQPAVKEKASAVVSNNAA; encoded by the exons atgcaGATTCGAGTGAAGTGCAAATGCGGCGAAGGAAAATGTCCAGAATGGGCAGTGGTGGAATTGCAAGGCGTGGTAGAAGCCCAGCCCGATTTTCAAGACCGACTCCAAAATCTAGAAATCGGGGTTCTCTGCCGACCTTCTTCTCAGCAAGTGTACACTTTCAAGGTTGGGTATCACGAATTGACTGGCTCCAAAGTTGCCTTGAAGAAGCCCATGTTGGTGCTCCAGAAAACCAAACACACTCACACAAATTCATCCAACGTAGAATTGCATGTCATTGGGATCATTCGTCATcggattttgttcaaaaccagaCCCAAGCCCCTGATTTCCA AACCACAACCGGCGGTGAAGGAAAAGGCCAGTGCAGTTGTCTCAAACAACGCAGCATGA
- the LOC142621291 gene encoding uncharacterized protein LOC142621291, which produces MFSLFYGLWKYMFSKTEFHVLILGIDKAGKTTLLEKLKSVYSNLEGLPPDRIVPTVGLNIGRIEVSNTKLVFWDLGGQPGLRSIWEKYYEEAHALIYVIDAASPSRFEDSKSALEKVLRHEDLQGAPLLILANKQDLSDAVSAEEIARYLDLKKLDERVYMFEAVSAYDGMGIKESVEWLVDSMERSKRTEMLRARAGATGPASA; this is translated from the exons ATGTTCTCATTGTTTTATGGACTTTGGAAGTATATGTTTAGTAAGACCGAGTTTCATGTACTCATTCTTGGAATTGACAAGGCTGGCAAAACA ACTCTATTGGAGAAGTTGAAGTCAGTCTACTCAAACTTGGAAGGCCTTCCCCCTGATCGAATTGTTCCTACTGTAGGACTGAATATTGGTCGCATTGAAGTGTCTAATACAAAACTTGTGTTTTGGGACCTCGGAGGTCAG CCTGGTCTTCGTTCAATTTGGGAGAAATATTATGAAGAAGCACATGCCTTGATATACGTAATTGATGCTGCTAGTCCATCACGTTTTGAAGATTCAAAATCTGCATTGG AAAAGGTTCTCCGACATGAGGATTTGCAAGGAGCCCCTCTTTTGATATTAGCAAACAAACAG GATCTATCTGATGCTGTATCAGCTGAAGAAATTGCTCGATATCTTGATCTTAAAAAGTTGGATGAAAGGGTTTACATGTTTGAAGCTGTTTCAGCTTATGATGG TATGGGGATTAAAGAAAGCGTAGAATGGCTGGTAGATTCAATGGAGAGAAGCAagagaactgaaatgttaaGAGCTCGTGCAGGTGCAACTGGCCCTGCTTCTGCATAG
- the LOC142620961 gene encoding uncharacterized protein LOC142620961 isoform X1: protein MQIRVKCKCGEGKCPEWAVVELQGVVEAQPDFQDRLQNLEIGVLCRPSSQQVYTFKVGYHELTGSKVALKKPMLVLQKTKHTHTNSSNVELHVIGIIRHRILFKTRPKPLISTTNALGRCPFSLMKLKGTYSHIGCVRHFRKVNLTYGFTPSCKLYGSLLVSV from the exons atgcaGATTCGAGTGAAGTGCAAATGCGGCGAAGGAAAATGTCCAGAATGGGCAGTGGTGGAATTGCAAGGCGTGGTAGAAGCCCAGCCCGATTTTCAAGACCGACTCCAAAATCTAGAAATCGGGGTTCTCTGCCGACCTTCTTCTCAGCAAGTGTACACTTTCAAGGTTGGGTATCACGAATTGACTGGCTCCAAAGTTGCCTTGAAGAAGCCCATGTTGGTGCTCCAGAAAACCAAACACACTCACACAAATTCATCCAACGTAGAATTGCATGTCATTGGGATCATTCGTCATcggattttgttcaaaaccagaCCCAAGCCCCTGATTTCCA CTACCAATGCTTTAGGGAGATGCCCCTTCAGTCTGATGAAGCTAAAAGGAACATATTCTCATATAGGCTGCGTTAGGCACTTTAGGAAAGTAAATCTGACATATGGTTTTACACCAAGCTGTAAGCTTTATGGATCTTTGCTGGTTTCTGTCTAG